In Rhodamnia argentea isolate NSW1041297 chromosome 11, ASM2092103v1, whole genome shotgun sequence, one genomic interval encodes:
- the LOC115733850 gene encoding 2-methylene-furan-3-one reductase-like, whose amino-acid sequence MASCSDFTIPSKIKAWVYAELGNPSDVLKLASDVRVPEIKEDQVLVKVVAAALNIIDAKRARGFLKDNDSPPPIVPGYDVAGVVVKVGDQVKKFKVGDEVYGDINEISLVFPKQHGTLAEYTAVEERLLALKPKNLSFAEAASLPMVIETAYEGLERTRFSPGKSILVLGGAGGIGSLVIQLAKQVFGASRVAATSSTRKLDLLKSLGADLAIDYTKENFEDLPEKFDVVYDAVGQSERAIRGVKEGGSVVTVGGPVTPPAFKFHVTSRGSVLEKLNPFLESQIIKPVLDPKGTFPFSRVLEAISYLETGRPAGKVIIYPIP is encoded by the exons ATGGCTTCCTGTTCAGATTTCACCATcccctccaagatcaaggcATGGGTCTATGCCGAACTTGGGAACCCCAGCGATGTCTTGAAGCTAGCTTCAGATGTCAGGGTTCCTGAGATTAAGGAGGACCAGGTCCTCGTTAAGGTTGTCGCTGCTGCCCTAAATATTATTGATGCCAAGAGAGCTCGCGGCTTCTTGAAGGACAACGACTCTCCGCCGCCG ATTGTGCCGGGCTACGACGTGGCCGGTGTGGTGGTGAAAGTCGGGGATCAAGTGAAGAAGTTCAAAGTTGGGGACGAGGTGTACGGGGACATCAATGAGATATCCTTGGTCTTCCCAAAGCAACATGGCACTTTGGCTGAGTACACTGCTGTGGAAGAGAGGCTGCTGGCTCTCAAGCCCAAGAACTTGAGCTTTGCTGAAGCTGCTTCGCTTCCAATGGTCATTGAAACCGCTTACGAAGGCCTCGAGAGGACTCGCTTCTCGCCTGGCAAATCCATCCTCGTTTTGGGTGGCGCCGGTGGCATCGGCAGCCTCGTGATTCAG CTAGCCAAGCAAGTCTTTGGTGCATCAAGAGTGGCAGCTACATCTAGCACCAGAAAGCTGGACTTGCTGAAGAGTTTGGGGGCTGATTTGGCCATTGATTACACCAAAGAGAACTTCGAAGACCTCCCGGAGAAATTCGACGTTGTGTATGATGCAGTCG GTCAAAGTGAGAGGGCGATAAGgggagtgaaggaaggaggaagtgTGGTGACAGTAGGGGGGCCTGTAACTCCACCTGCTTTCAAGTTCCATGTGACATCCAGGGGCTCAGTCCTGGAGAAgctgaatcccttcctagagagCCAGATTATAAAGCCAGTGCTTGATCCCAAAGGCACATTCCCATTTTCTCGGGTTCTCGAAGCGATCTCGTACCTGGAGACTGGCCGACCCGCCGGAAAGGTCATCATCTACCCGATCCCatga
- the LOC115751164 gene encoding RNA exonuclease 4, which translates to MDHRSESTETLRNKCAACFRQFNRKEHLVEHMKVSHHSGHEPMCGICNKHCRSFESLREHLIGPLPKQECKNIFSILGCRFCLTILDNPNSRRAHEGRCQFSSVNAGLLARLANLGIHDKLSIDSGRTRGPQVVALACKMVGGGSDGSLDLCARICIIDEYENIIFHTYVKPPIPVTNYRYETTGIRPEYLKEAMPLKQVQKRIQEFLCNGEPMWKIRPKGSKARILVGHGLDHDLKCLQLDYPLIRDTADYPPLMKTSKLSNSLKYLTQAYLGYDIQIGIQDPYDDCVATMRLYMRMRSQAHIKEDYPLVNNFESRRQSELERMSPEELLDISRSDYYCWCLDS; encoded by the exons ATGGACCATCGAAGCGAGTCTACGGAAACTTTAAG GAACAAATGTGCAGCATGCTTCAGACAGTTCAACAGGAAGGAGCACCTGGTGGAGCACATGAAAGTTTCGCATCACTCCGGCCACGAGCCGATGTGTGGGATCTGCAACAAGCACTGCAGATCTTTCGAATCTCTCAGGGAGCATCTTATTG GGCCACTGCCAAAACAAGAATGCAAGAACATATTCAGCATCCTGGGGTGCAGATTCTGCCTGACCATACTGGACAACCCTAATTCTCGTCGAGCGCATGAAGGAAGATGCCAATTCTCTAGCGTTAATGCT GGACTGCTGGCTCGCTTGGCTAACTTGGGGATCCACGACAAACTAAGCATCGACAGCGGTCGAACTAGAGGGCCGCAAGTGGTCGCACTAGCTTGCAAGATGGTTGGAGGTGGCAGTGATGGGTCGCTAGACCTGTGCGCTAGGATTTGCATCATCGATGAATATGAGAACATCATCTTCCACACCTATGTTAAACCTCCCATTCCTGTCACCAACTACAG GTATGAAACAACCGGAATAAGGCCAGAGTACTTGAAGGAGGCAATGCCACTTAAGCAAGTCCAAAAGAGAATTCAAGAATTCCTCTGTAATGGTGAGCCGATGTGGAAGATTCGTCCCAAAGGCAGTAAAGCCAGGATTCTTGTGGGTCACGGGTTAGACCATGATCTTAAATGTCTGCAACTAGATTATCCATTGATCAG AGATACTGCAGACTATCCTCCACTGATGAAAACAAGCAAGCTGAGCAACTCTCTCAAGTATTTAACACAAGCCTACCTTGG TTATGACATTCAGATTGGTATCCAAGACCCTTATGATGATTGCGTTGCAACGATGAGGCTCTACATGAGAATGAGATCTCAAGCTCACATCAAAGAGGACTACCCGCTGGTAAACAATTTTGAGTCGAGGAGGCAAAGCGAGCTAGAAAGGATGAGCCCCGAAGAACTGTTGGACATCTCAAGGTCTGATTACTACTGCTGGTGTCTAGACTCTTAG
- the LOC115751119 gene encoding protein KINESIN LIGHT CHAIN-RELATED 2: protein MPGLVMYESMGDYRIDDSGGDQSFFKENSAQQFSPRSPLSPHTPSPHSDSDDLALDGVVDTSIEQLYYNVCEMQSSDRSPSGPSFLSYGEESRIDSELCHLVGDFRALEIMKEVVTEKKEEGDRSNSSGSDSAPINGSEFTKNPKGTPKQKPLKCATKRHASEGKPPRGKISQKSTRKPNPTSFATKQRNLAAIAARSQQGVGDSTDTGLDSPDLGPFLLKQAKDMMCAGENPQRALEVALRAMKSYEKCSNGKSDLDFVMCLHVLAGIYCNLSQFCEAIPILERSIEIPVLEEGESHALAKFAGCMQLGDTYAMLGQIENSILCYTAGLEIQKQVLGETDPRVGETCRYLAEAHVQALQFDEAEKLCQMALDLHRENGSPAASLEEAADRKLMGLICDSKGDYESALEQYVLASMAMASKGQETEVALIDCGIGDAYLSLARYDEAIFAYQKALAVFKLTKGENHPSVASVFVRLADLYNKIGKLRESKSYCENALKIYLKPNPGIPLDEIANGLIDVSAIHQSMNELERALKLLRKALRIYGNAPGKQSTVAGIEAQMGVMYYMMGNYSDSYNTLKAAVSKFRASGEKKSALFGISVNQLGLACVQCYALNEAAELFEEARDIMEKEYGPYHPDTLGVYSNLAGTYDAMGRSDDAIQILEYVVGMREEKLGTANPDVEDERQRLSELLKAAGKVRNRKSRRLETLLDASTDTIKEDGIRVL from the exons ATGCCTGGACTAGTCATGTATGAATCAATGGGAGATTACAGAATTGATGATTCTGGTGGAGATCAGTCATTCTTCAAGGAGAACTCCGCCCAACAATTTTCTCCGAGAAGTCCACTGAGTCCGCACACCCCTAGTCCTCATAGCGATTCCGATGATCTAGCCCTGGATGGTGTGGTGGACACCTCGATCGAGCAACTTTATTACAATGTATGTGAGATGCAGAGCTCCGATCGGTCCCCCTCAGGGCCCAGCTTTCTGTCGTACGGAGAGGAGTCTCGGATTGATTCAGAGCTCTGTCATCTCGTCGGTGATTTCAGAGCATTAGAAATTATGAAAGAGGTCGTGaccgagaagaaagaagagggtGACCGAAGCAATTCTAGTGGCAGTGACTCCGCTCCAATCAATGGGAGTGAGTTCACCAAGAACCCAAAAGGAACCCCGAAGCAGAAACCACTGAAATGCGCCACGAAGAGACACGCTTCTGAGGGGAAACCTCCAAGAGGCAAGATTAGCCAGAAAAGTACTAGAAAACCAAATCCCACTTCCTTCGCGACGAAGCAACGAAATCTTGCTGCAATTGCAGCAAGATCCCAACAAGGAGTCGGTGATTCCACTGATACAGGACTAGATAGCCCTGACCTTGGACCTTTCTTGCTGAAACAGGCAAAAGACATGATGTGTGCAGGAGAAAATCCACAGAGAGCCCTGGAAGTGGCTCTTCGAGCAATGAAGTCGTACGAAAAATGTTCGAACGGGAAATCCGATCTAGATTTTGTCATGTGCTTGCATGTTTTGGCAGGAATATACTGCAACTTAAGTCAGTTTTGTGAAGCAATTCCCATTCTTGAACGCTCGATTGAAATACCGGTATTGGAGGAAGGCGAATCACATGCACTTGCAAAATTCGCTGGGTGTATGCAGTTGGGTGACACTTACGCAATGCTGGGACAGATCGAGAACTCAATCTTGTGTTACACTGCAGGTTTGGAGATACAGAAGCAAGTTTTAGGCGAAACCGACCCGCGAGTGGGCGAGACATGTAGGTACCTGGCTGAGGCTCATGTTCAGGCATTGCAGTTTGATGAGGCTGAGAAACTTTGCCAAATGGCTCTTGACCTCCACAGGGAAAATGGGTCACCTGCTGCTTCTCTTGAGGAAGCAGCCGACCGGAAACTCATGGGACTAATTTGCGATTCGAAAGGAGATTATGAATCTGCCCTCGAGCAATATGTCCTAGCAAGCATGGCCATGGCTTCCAAGGGCCAGGAAACAGAAGTGGCTCTGATAGATTGTGGCATAGGAGATGCATATTTATCTTTGGCTCGGTATGATGAGGCGATATTTGCATATCAGAAGGCACTTGCGGTGTTCAAGTTGACCAAAGGGGAGAATCATCCATCAGTGGCTTCAGTTTTCGTCCGATTAGCTGACTTGTACAACAAGATAGGGAAGCTTAGGGAGTCCAAATCTTATTGCGAGAACGCGCTGAAAATTTACCTGAAACCCAATCCCGGGATACCCTTGGATGAGATAGCAAATGGGTTGATCGATGTGTCTGCCATCCATCAATCCATGAATGAATTGGAGCGGGCGCTGAAGTTACTCAGGAAGGCTTTGAGAATATATGGGAATGCCCCAGGAAAGCAGAGTACAGTTGCAGGAATAGAGGCCCAGATGGGAGTCATGTACTACATGATGGGGAACTATTCTGATTCCTACAACACCCTGAAGGCAGCCGTTTCAAAGTTCCGTGCCAGCGGTGAGAAAAAATCCGCTCTGTTTGGAATTTCTGTGAACCAACTTGGCCTCGCCTGCGTCCAGTGCTATGCCCTAAATGAGGCCGCGGAATTGTTCGAAGAAGCGAGGGATATCATGGAGAAGGAATACGGGCCCTATCACCCAGATACCTTAGGTGTCTACAGCAATTTAGCCGGCACGTACGACGCGATGGGCAG GTCGGACGACGCAATCCAGATTTTGGAGTATGTTGTGGGAATGAGGGAAGAGAAACTCGGAACGGCAAACCCTGATGTGGAAGATGAAAGGCAGAGGTTATCTGAGCTTCTGAAAGCAGCAGGCAAGGTCAGGAACAGGAAATCCAGGCGATTAGAAACCTTACTCGACGCCAGTACCGACACCATAAAAGAAGATGGAATCAGAGTACTATAA
- the LOC115751180 gene encoding GDSL esterase/lipase At3g27950 isoform X2, protein MYSSVTLPFLCLVLIQLLGALGGGGPTGCGFSAIFNFGDSNSDTGAISAALSEVAAPNGETFFGHPSGRFCDGRLIIDFIAEDLKLPYLSAYLDSIETNFRHGANFATGGSSIRPGGYSPFHLGIQISQFMRFKSRVTDIYNRLNVSKKTSAFGYRMPRPHDFSKALYTFDIGQNDLAYGFQHSAVEQVIASIPDILSQFSQAVRQLYEEGARVFWVHNTGPIGCLPYSIIYDNSSLDQNGCVRPQNEVAQDFNKQLKDRILQLRAQLSAAVFTYVDVYSAKYSLISEAKDQGFVDPSSFCCGSYYGYHIDCGKKAIVNGTVYGNPCEDPSKHISWDGIHYSEAANKWVASRILGGSFSYPAVPIRKSCHASKNP, encoded by the exons ATGTACTCTTCAGTCACACTTCCTTTCCTCTGCTTAGTGCTGATCCAGCTGCTAGGTGCTCTCGGCGGCGGCGGACCGACGGGATGCGGGTTCTCGGCGATTTTCAACTTCGGGGACTCGAACTCGGACACCGGAGCGATATCCGCCGCGCTTTCCGAGGTCGCTGCGCCCAACGGCGAGACCTTCTTCGGACATCCTTCCGGGAGGTTCTGCGATGGCCGCCTCATCATCGATTTCATCG CTGAAGATCTTAAATTGCCATATCTGAGTGCGTATCTAGACTCGATCGAAACAAATTTTAGACACGGTGCAAACTTTGCGACTGGCGGCTCATCCATTCGGCCTGGTGGCTACAGTCCGTTCCATCTTGGCATCCAAATATCGCAGTTCATGAGGTTCAAATCTCGCGTCACTGACATTTATAATCGGCTCAATGTGTCCA AGAAGACCTCGGCATTCGGTTACAGAATGCCCAGGCCTCACGACTTCTCGAAGGCTCTTTACACTTTCGACATAGGACAGAATGATCTTGCATACGGCTTTCAACATTCGGCGGTGGAGCAAGTCATAGCCTCCATTCCTGATATTTTGAGCCAGTTCTCTCAGGCAGTGCGT CAACTCTATGAGGAAGGGGCCAGAGTGTTCTGGGTACATAACACCGGTCCCATCGGGTGCTTGCCGTACTCTATCATATATGACAACTCTAGTCTGGATCAGAATGGATGTGTAAGGCCTCAAAATGAGGTGGCTCAAGACTTCAACAAGCAGCTCAAGGACAGGATTCTACAGCTAAGAGCACAGCTTTCGGCGGCTGTGTTCACATACGTTGATGTGTATTCAGCGAAATATTCTTTGATTAGTGAAGCAAAGGATCAAG GTTTCGTTGATCCGTCTAGCTTCTGCTGCGGCAGTTACTATGGCTACCATATTGATTGTGGCAAGAAAGCTATAGTAAATGGAACCGTGTACGGAAATCCATGTGAGGATCCATCGAAGCACATAAGTTGGGATGGCATACACTACTCGGAGGCGGCCAACAAATGGGTCGCGAGCCGAATACTCGGTGGCTCTTTCTCTTACCCTGCAGTTCCAATTAGGAAGTCTTGTCATGCTTCAAAGAATCCATGA
- the LOC115751180 gene encoding GDSL esterase/lipase At3g27950 isoform X1: MYSSVTLPFLCLVLIQLLGALGGGGPTGCGFSAIFNFGDSNSDTGAISAALSEVAAPNGETFFGHPSGRFCDGRLIIDFIAEDLKLPYLSAYLDSIETNFRHGANFATGGSSIRPGGYSPFHLGIQISQFMRFKSRVTDIYNRLNVSTEKTSAFGYRMPRPHDFSKALYTFDIGQNDLAYGFQHSAVEQVIASIPDILSQFSQAVRQLYEEGARVFWVHNTGPIGCLPYSIIYDNSSLDQNGCVRPQNEVAQDFNKQLKDRILQLRAQLSAAVFTYVDVYSAKYSLISEAKDQGFVDPSSFCCGSYYGYHIDCGKKAIVNGTVYGNPCEDPSKHISWDGIHYSEAANKWVASRILGGSFSYPAVPIRKSCHASKNP, translated from the exons ATGTACTCTTCAGTCACACTTCCTTTCCTCTGCTTAGTGCTGATCCAGCTGCTAGGTGCTCTCGGCGGCGGCGGACCGACGGGATGCGGGTTCTCGGCGATTTTCAACTTCGGGGACTCGAACTCGGACACCGGAGCGATATCCGCCGCGCTTTCCGAGGTCGCTGCGCCCAACGGCGAGACCTTCTTCGGACATCCTTCCGGGAGGTTCTGCGATGGCCGCCTCATCATCGATTTCATCG CTGAAGATCTTAAATTGCCATATCTGAGTGCGTATCTAGACTCGATCGAAACAAATTTTAGACACGGTGCAAACTTTGCGACTGGCGGCTCATCCATTCGGCCTGGTGGCTACAGTCCGTTCCATCTTGGCATCCAAATATCGCAGTTCATGAGGTTCAAATCTCGCGTCACTGACATTTATAATCGGCTCAATGTGTCCA CAGAGAAGACCTCGGCATTCGGTTACAGAATGCCCAGGCCTCACGACTTCTCGAAGGCTCTTTACACTTTCGACATAGGACAGAATGATCTTGCATACGGCTTTCAACATTCGGCGGTGGAGCAAGTCATAGCCTCCATTCCTGATATTTTGAGCCAGTTCTCTCAGGCAGTGCGT CAACTCTATGAGGAAGGGGCCAGAGTGTTCTGGGTACATAACACCGGTCCCATCGGGTGCTTGCCGTACTCTATCATATATGACAACTCTAGTCTGGATCAGAATGGATGTGTAAGGCCTCAAAATGAGGTGGCTCAAGACTTCAACAAGCAGCTCAAGGACAGGATTCTACAGCTAAGAGCACAGCTTTCGGCGGCTGTGTTCACATACGTTGATGTGTATTCAGCGAAATATTCTTTGATTAGTGAAGCAAAGGATCAAG GTTTCGTTGATCCGTCTAGCTTCTGCTGCGGCAGTTACTATGGCTACCATATTGATTGTGGCAAGAAAGCTATAGTAAATGGAACCGTGTACGGAAATCCATGTGAGGATCCATCGAAGCACATAAGTTGGGATGGCATACACTACTCGGAGGCGGCCAACAAATGGGTCGCGAGCCGAATACTCGGTGGCTCTTTCTCTTACCCTGCAGTTCCAATTAGGAAGTCTTGTCATGCTTCAAAGAATCCATGA
- the LOC115751180 gene encoding GDSL esterase/lipase At3g27950 isoform X3 codes for MYSSVTLPFLCLVLIQLLGALGGGGPTGCGFSAIFNFGDSNSDTGAISAALSEVAAPNGETFFGHPSGRFCDGRLIIDFIAEDLKLPYLSAYLDSIETNFRHGANFATGGSSIRPGGYSPFHLGIQISQFMRFKSRVTDIYNRLNVSTEKTSAFGYRMPRPHDFSKALYTFDIGQNDLAYGFQHSAVEQVIASIPDILSQFSQAVRQLYEEGARVFWVHNTGPIGCLPYSIIYDNSSLDQNGCVRPQNEVAQDFNKQLKDRILQLRAQLSAAVFTYVDVYSAKYSLISEAKDQDVCGNVVQVSLIRLASAAAVTMATILIVARKL; via the exons ATGTACTCTTCAGTCACACTTCCTTTCCTCTGCTTAGTGCTGATCCAGCTGCTAGGTGCTCTCGGCGGCGGCGGACCGACGGGATGCGGGTTCTCGGCGATTTTCAACTTCGGGGACTCGAACTCGGACACCGGAGCGATATCCGCCGCGCTTTCCGAGGTCGCTGCGCCCAACGGCGAGACCTTCTTCGGACATCCTTCCGGGAGGTTCTGCGATGGCCGCCTCATCATCGATTTCATCG CTGAAGATCTTAAATTGCCATATCTGAGTGCGTATCTAGACTCGATCGAAACAAATTTTAGACACGGTGCAAACTTTGCGACTGGCGGCTCATCCATTCGGCCTGGTGGCTACAGTCCGTTCCATCTTGGCATCCAAATATCGCAGTTCATGAGGTTCAAATCTCGCGTCACTGACATTTATAATCGGCTCAATGTGTCCA CAGAGAAGACCTCGGCATTCGGTTACAGAATGCCCAGGCCTCACGACTTCTCGAAGGCTCTTTACACTTTCGACATAGGACAGAATGATCTTGCATACGGCTTTCAACATTCGGCGGTGGAGCAAGTCATAGCCTCCATTCCTGATATTTTGAGCCAGTTCTCTCAGGCAGTGCGT CAACTCTATGAGGAAGGGGCCAGAGTGTTCTGGGTACATAACACCGGTCCCATCGGGTGCTTGCCGTACTCTATCATATATGACAACTCTAGTCTGGATCAGAATGGATGTGTAAGGCCTCAAAATGAGGTGGCTCAAGACTTCAACAAGCAGCTCAAGGACAGGATTCTACAGCTAAGAGCACAGCTTTCGGCGGCTGTGTTCACATACGTTGATGTGTATTCAGCGAAATATTCTTTGATTAGTGAAGCAAAGGATCAAG ATGTTTGCGGCAATGTGGTGCAGGTTTCGTTGATCCGTCTAGCTTCTGCTGCGGCAGTTACTATGGCTACCATATTGATTGTGGCAAGAAAGCTATAG